A genomic window from Aquitalea aquatilis includes:
- a CDS encoding 3-hydroxybutyrate dehydrogenase: MKLQGKVALITGAASGIGRAIAETYAREGAAVAIADINLAAAQATASEIEAAGGKAMGVAMDVTNEEAVIAGTQAVVDAFGQLDILISNAGIQIISPLVDFSFADWKKMQAIHVDGAFLTTRAALPHMYKDKRGGTVIYMGSVHSHEGSKLKSAYVAAKHALLGLSKVLAKEGAEFNVRSHVICPGFVRTPLVEKQIPEQAATLGISEEDVIKHVMLGDTVDGVFTTVDDIAQTALFLAAFPSAALTGQSVVVSHGWYMQ; this comes from the coding sequence ATGAAACTGCAAGGAAAAGTTGCCCTGATTACCGGTGCCGCCAGCGGCATCGGCCGTGCCATTGCCGAAACCTATGCCCGCGAAGGCGCTGCGGTGGCCATCGCCGATATCAATCTGGCAGCGGCGCAGGCCACGGCCAGTGAAATCGAAGCCGCAGGTGGCAAAGCCATGGGCGTGGCCATGGATGTCACCAACGAGGAAGCCGTCATCGCCGGCACCCAGGCCGTGGTCGATGCCTTTGGCCAGCTGGATATCCTGATTTCCAATGCCGGCATCCAGATCATCAGCCCGCTGGTGGATTTCAGCTTTGCCGACTGGAAAAAAATGCAGGCCATCCATGTCGATGGTGCCTTCCTCACCACCCGCGCCGCCCTGCCCCACATGTACAAGGACAAGCGCGGTGGCACCGTCATCTACATGGGTTCGGTGCACTCGCATGAAGGCTCGAAACTGAAATCCGCCTATGTCGCCGCCAAGCACGCGCTACTGGGCCTGAGCAAGGTGCTGGCCAAGGAAGGGGCTGAATTCAATGTCCGTTCACATGTGATCTGCCCCGGCTTCGTGCGCACCCCGCTGGTGGAAAAACAGATTCCCGAACAGGCGGCCACACTGGGCATCAGCGAAGAGGACGTCATCAAGCATGTGATGCTGGGCGACACTGTGGACGGCGTATTCACCACGGTGGACGATATCGCCCAGACGGCGCTGTTCCTGGCGGCCTTCCCCAGCGCGGCACTGACCGGCCAGTCGGTGGTAGTCAGCCACGGCTGGTATATGCAATAA
- the zapE gene encoding cell division protein ZapE produces MSQHTFSPDGNALTSPKAWYQAASEKPGFIHDAAQAAAIEELDALWHQLLEFKDKRNRFLGRSLRSPDVPRGLYFWGGVGRGKSFLMDAFYACVPYRRKRRIHFHNFMAEVHRELRLLAGSKDPLLAYADKIARDTRLLCFDEFHVSDIADAMMLGRLLSALFERGVVLVTTSNYPPDNLYPNGLQRQNFLPTIELIKRELNVLNVDGGNDYRLRELTREPLFMVPDDAAAEERMEAMFARLSSETLIAKQEIEILGRHIPVRKLAPGMIWFDFPAICDGPRAQTDYLEIATEFHTVFISGIPKLQAKDASIARRFTWLVDVFYDNRVKLIASAAVEIDDIYTDGVQASEFFRTASRLTEMQSKSYLELPHQSAGQTHDQPPPGVVI; encoded by the coding sequence ATGTCCCAGCATACCTTTTCCCCGGATGGCAACGCCCTGACCAGCCCCAAGGCCTGGTATCAGGCCGCCAGTGAAAAGCCCGGTTTCATTCATGACGCGGCGCAGGCAGCTGCCATCGAAGAGCTTGATGCGCTGTGGCATCAGTTGCTGGAATTCAAAGATAAGCGCAACCGCTTCCTGGGCCGCAGCCTGCGCAGCCCGGATGTGCCGCGTGGCCTGTATTTCTGGGGCGGGGTGGGCCGTGGCAAGAGTTTCCTGATGGATGCCTTCTATGCCTGTGTGCCGTATCGGCGCAAGCGCCGCATTCATTTTCACAATTTCATGGCCGAGGTGCACCGCGAGCTGCGCCTGCTGGCTGGCAGCAAGGACCCCTTGCTGGCCTATGCCGACAAGATCGCCCGCGATACCCGGCTGCTGTGCTTTGACGAATTCCATGTCAGCGATATTGCCGATGCCATGATGCTGGGTCGCCTGCTCAGTGCGCTGTTTGAGCGTGGCGTGGTGCTGGTGACCACGTCCAACTATCCGCCGGATAATCTTTATCCCAATGGCCTGCAACGGCAGAACTTCCTGCCCACCATCGAGTTGATCAAGCGCGAACTGAATGTGCTGAACGTGGATGGTGGCAATGATTACCGCCTGCGCGAACTGACGCGCGAGCCCTTGTTCATGGTGCCGGACGATGCCGCTGCCGAGGAGCGCATGGAGGCCATGTTTGCCCGGCTGAGCAGCGAGACGCTGATTGCCAAGCAGGAAATCGAGATTCTGGGCCGGCATATTCCGGTGAGGAAGCTGGCACCAGGTATGATCTGGTTTGATTTTCCGGCCATCTGCGACGGCCCGCGCGCCCAGACCGATTACCTGGAAATCGCCACCGAATTCCACACGGTATTCATCAGCGGCATCCCCAAACTGCAGGCCAAGGATGCTTCCATTGCGCGGCGTTTCACCTGGCTGGTGGATGTGTTTTACGACAATCGGGTGAAGCTGATTGCTTCGGCCGCCGTGGAAATCGACGATATCTATACCGATGGCGTCCAGGCCAGCGAGTTTTTCCGCACCGCCAGCCGGCTGACCGAGATGCAATCCAAGAGCTATCTGGAGTTGCCGCATCAGAGCGCCGGCCAGACCCACGACCAGCCGCCGCCGGGTGTGGTGATCTGA
- a CDS encoding acetoacetate decarboxylase translates to MNIEQIRRQAFAMPFCSPAFPPGPYRFYQREFFIISYRTDPDKLRAVIPEPLQMVEPVVNFEFIRMPDSTGFGDYTESGQVIPVSYQGKPGNYTHAMYLNDHPPTAGGRELWGFPKKMASPRLQVHTDTLVGELDYGPVRVATGSMGYKHRKLDGQAIAESLRTTPNYLLKIIPHVDGTARICELVSFPMLDVTVHGAWSGPAALSLFAHALAPVAELPVLEILGAKHYVADLTLGLGKVEFDYLV, encoded by the coding sequence ATGAATATTGAACAGATTCGCCGGCAAGCCTTTGCCATGCCCTTTTGCAGCCCGGCCTTTCCACCCGGCCCCTACCGCTTTTACCAGCGGGAATTCTTCATCATCAGCTACCGTACCGATCCGGACAAACTGCGCGCCGTCATCCCCGAGCCGCTGCAGATGGTCGAGCCGGTGGTCAATTTCGAATTCATCCGTATGCCGGACTCCACCGGCTTTGGCGACTACACCGAAAGCGGCCAGGTGATTCCGGTTTCCTACCAGGGGAAACCGGGCAACTACACCCATGCCATGTACCTGAACGACCACCCGCCAACCGCCGGTGGCCGCGAGCTGTGGGGTTTTCCCAAGAAGATGGCCAGCCCGCGTCTGCAAGTGCACACCGACACCCTGGTGGGCGAGCTGGACTACGGCCCGGTACGGGTAGCCACCGGCAGCATGGGTTACAAGCACCGGAAACTGGATGGGCAGGCCATTGCCGAAAGCCTGCGCACGACACCGAACTACCTGCTGAAAATCATCCCCCATGTCGATGGCACGGCGCGCATCTGCGAGCTGGTCAGCTTCCCCATGCTGGATGTCACCGTACACGGTGCCTGGAGCGGCCCGGCAGCGCTGTCACTGTTTGCCCATGCCCTGGCACCGGTGGCGGAGCTGCCGGTGCTGGAAATTCTGGGCGCCAAGCATTATGTTGCCGACCTGACACTGGGTCTGGGCAAGGTCGAGTTTGATTATCTGGTCTGA
- the earP gene encoding elongation factor P maturation arginine rhamnosyltransferase EarP: protein MLRLPSFHHAAMPHTARLSWDIFCTVIDNYGDIGVAWRLARRLAHDFGHPVRLWVDDLASFSRIAPLLDPASPLQQVDDIEIRHWSQDDGFADYQPAQVVIEAFGCRLPDAVEQAMAASATAPVWINLEYLSAEDWVAGCHGMASPHPRLPLTKYFFFPGFSDSTGGLLCEDGLIATRQRWQQDKLAQRAFWQMFDIPEKQPEEWRVSLFAYENPAARALLEYWTRSQMPVHCMVPEGKVLADVEVVLGRPLQAGQHATRGALTVHVLPMTDQDSYDLTLWSCDINFVRGEDSFVRAQWAGRPFVWHIYPQEDAAHMVKLDAFLSHYCAELDTDTAAAIKAASHAWNHGQGMVAAWLQLENRLPQWHQHSRNWPDKLLKQGDLGMRLVQFIQNRLK from the coding sequence ATGCTGCGCCTGCCCTCATTTCATCATGCCGCCATGCCACACACCGCACGCCTCAGCTGGGATATTTTCTGTACTGTCATCGACAACTACGGTGATATTGGGGTCGCCTGGCGACTGGCCCGCCGGCTGGCCCACGATTTTGGCCACCCGGTGCGGCTGTGGGTGGATGATCTGGCCAGTTTTTCCCGCATCGCCCCGCTGCTGGACCCGGCCAGCCCGCTACAGCAGGTGGACGACATCGAAATCCGCCATTGGAGCCAGGACGACGGCTTTGCCGACTACCAGCCGGCACAGGTGGTGATCGAAGCCTTCGGCTGCCGCCTGCCGGACGCCGTTGAGCAGGCCATGGCCGCGTCCGCCACCGCGCCGGTGTGGATCAATCTGGAATACCTGTCGGCGGAGGACTGGGTGGCCGGCTGCCATGGCATGGCCTCGCCCCACCCGCGCCTGCCGCTGACCAAGTACTTTTTCTTTCCCGGTTTTAGCGACAGCACCGGCGGCCTGCTGTGCGAGGACGGTCTGATCGCCACCCGCCAGCGCTGGCAACAGGACAAACTGGCCCAACGCGCCTTCTGGCAGATGTTCGACATCCCGGAAAAGCAGCCGGAAGAATGGCGCGTCAGCCTGTTTGCTTATGAAAACCCGGCCGCACGCGCACTGCTGGAGTACTGGACGCGCAGCCAGATGCCGGTGCACTGCATGGTGCCGGAGGGCAAGGTGCTGGCTGATGTCGAGGTGGTGCTGGGGCGGCCGCTACAGGCCGGGCAACATGCCACGCGTGGCGCGCTGACCGTGCATGTGCTGCCGATGACCGACCAGGACAGCTACGATCTGACCCTGTGGTCGTGTGATATCAACTTCGTACGTGGGGAAGACAGCTTCGTGCGGGCGCAATGGGCCGGCCGGCCCTTTGTCTGGCACATCTACCCACAGGAAGACGCGGCACACATGGTGAAGCTTGATGCCTTTTTGTCACACTATTGCGCCGAGCTGGATACTGACACCGCGGCGGCCATCAAGGCCGCCAGCCATGCCTGGAACCACGGCCAGGGCATGGTGGCAGCCTGGCTGCAACTGGAAAACCGCCTGCCGCAATGGCACCAGCACAGCCGCAACTGGCCGGACAAGTTGCTCAAGCAAGGAGACTTGGGGATGCGGCTGGTGCAATTCATACAAAACCGGCTAAAATAG
- the rfaE1 gene encoding D-glycero-beta-D-manno-heptose-7-phosphate kinase, whose translation MNLLQELGLDGATLSADLARARVLVVGDVMLDRYWFGDVSRISPEAPVPVARIGRMEERAGGAANVARNIASLGGKASILSVVGDDEAASALERLMLEDGITTLLKRDAAISTTIKLRVVARQQQLIRLDFEDAPSREILADKLEQYQAVLAEHDVVILSDYGKGGLTHVTRMIELARAAGKPVLIDPKGDDYAKYAGATLLTPNRSEFKEVAGSWQNEEQLIAKAQALRTELQLDALLVTRSEEGMTLFRAEGALHQPTFAREVYDVSGAGDTVIGTMGLALAAGLTLPLAMSLANAAAGIVVGKLGTAVCTQQELFAV comes from the coding sequence ATGAATCTGTTGCAAGAACTGGGGCTGGATGGAGCCACGCTGAGTGCCGATCTGGCCCGTGCTCGTGTGCTGGTGGTGGGGGACGTGATGCTGGACCGTTACTGGTTTGGCGATGTCTCGCGCATTTCGCCGGAAGCACCGGTACCGGTGGCTCGCATCGGCCGCATGGAAGAACGCGCCGGCGGCGCTGCCAATGTGGCGCGCAATATCGCCAGCCTGGGTGGCAAGGCTTCCATCCTGTCGGTGGTGGGCGATGACGAGGCAGCCAGCGCGCTGGAGCGACTGATGCTGGAAGACGGCATCACCACCTTGCTCAAGCGTGATGCGGCCATTTCCACCACCATCAAGTTGCGAGTGGTGGCGCGCCAGCAGCAATTGATCCGGCTGGATTTTGAAGATGCCCCCAGCCGCGAAATCCTGGCGGACAAGCTTGAACAATACCAGGCCGTGCTGGCCGAGCACGATGTGGTCATCTTGTCCGACTATGGCAAGGGTGGCCTCACGCATGTGACTCGCATGATCGAACTGGCACGTGCCGCGGGCAAGCCGGTGCTGATCGACCCCAAGGGCGATGATTATGCCAAGTACGCCGGCGCCACCCTGCTGACACCGAATCGCAGCGAGTTCAAAGAGGTGGCCGGCAGCTGGCAAAACGAAGAACAGCTGATTGCCAAGGCCCAGGCCTTGCGTACCGAACTGCAGCTGGACGCCCTGCTGGTGACCCGCAGCGAAGAGGGCATGACCTTGTTCCGTGCCGAAGGCGCCTTGCATCAGCCTACCTTCGCCCGCGAGGTGTACGACGTGTCCGGCGCGGGGGACACGGTGATCGGCACCATGGGTCTGGCGCTGGCCGCCGGGCTGACGCTGCCGCTGGCCATGAGTCTGGCCAATGCCGCTGCTGGCATTGTGGTGGGCAAGCTGGGTACGGCAGTTTGCACGCAGCAGGAATTGTTTGCTGTTTAA
- a CDS encoding DinB family protein produces MKRLEQLALQARYNQWMNDKLYAAAASLPAEAVTRDTGAFFGSLLGTLNHIVVGDTLWLQRYAGHPAAFAALQPVQDIPRLASLDGLLFAELPALQARRQQLDRIIITLCAELQEAHLDFALSYHNTKGVAQRKNFHALLLHLFNHQTHHRGQATTLLTQLGAEVGVTDLLVLIDDIPAA; encoded by the coding sequence ATGAAGCGACTCGAACAGCTTGCGCTGCAAGCCCGCTACAACCAGTGGATGAACGACAAGCTGTATGCCGCAGCAGCCAGTTTGCCAGCCGAGGCAGTCACACGCGATACCGGCGCATTTTTCGGCTCCTTGCTGGGCACGCTCAACCATATCGTGGTGGGTGACACGCTATGGCTGCAGCGCTACGCCGGCCATCCGGCGGCTTTTGCTGCCTTGCAGCCGGTGCAGGACATTCCCCGCCTAGCCTCGCTGGACGGCCTGCTGTTTGCTGAGCTGCCAGCCCTGCAGGCCCGTCGCCAGCAGCTGGACCGCATCATCATCACCCTGTGCGCCGAGCTGCAGGAAGCGCACCTCGACTTCGCCCTGTCCTATCACAACACCAAGGGCGTGGCGCAGCGCAAGAACTTCCACGCCCTGTTGCTGCACCTGTTCAATCATCAGACCCATCATCGCGGCCAGGCGACGACACTGCTCACCCAGCTGGGTGCCGAGGTCGGTGTGACCGACCTGCTGGTGCTGATCGACGACATTCCGGCAGCCTGA
- the efp gene encoding elongation factor P, whose amino-acid sequence MKTAQELRAGNVFMVGNDPMVVQKAEFSKSGRNASVVKMKMKNLLTGTGSEAVYRADDKFDVVVLDRKDCTYSYFADPMYVFMDSEFNQYEVEADNLGDALNYIVDGMEDVCQVTFYDGKAISVELPTTVVREVEYTEPAVRGDTSGKVLKPARLVGTTFEVQVPAFVVTGEKIEIDSRTGEFKKRA is encoded by the coding sequence ATGAAAACCGCACAAGAACTCCGCGCTGGCAACGTATTCATGGTAGGCAACGACCCGATGGTCGTGCAAAAAGCCGAATTCAGCAAATCCGGCCGCAACGCATCCGTTGTAAAAATGAAGATGAAGAACCTGCTGACCGGCACCGGCTCCGAAGCCGTTTACCGCGCTGACGACAAGTTCGACGTCGTGGTTCTGGATCGCAAGGATTGCACCTACTCCTATTTTGCTGACCCGATGTATGTCTTCATGGACAGCGAATTCAACCAGTACGAAGTAGAAGCCGACAACCTGGGCGATGCACTCAACTACATCGTTGATGGCATGGAAGACGTTTGCCAGGTGACCTTCTACGATGGCAAGGCCATCTCCGTAGAACTGCCGACCACCGTGGTTCGCGAAGTGGAATACACCGAACCGGCCGTACGTGGCGACACCTCGGGCAAGGTTCTGAAGCCGGCTCGTCTGGTTGGCACCACTTTCGAAGTACAGGTTCCGGCCTTCGTCGTGACCGGCGAAAAGATCGAAATCGACAGCCGTACCGGCGAATTCAAGAAGCGCGCCTGA
- the rfaD gene encoding ADP-glyceromanno-heptose 6-epimerase, whose product MTIVVTGAAGFIGSNIVKALNQRGITDIIAVDNLTSGDKFRNLVDCEIAHYLDKHDFLNLLLEGEFEGEISAILHQGACSDTMNHDGKYMMDNNYQYTLALFDYCQHEEIQFLFASSAATYGKGSIFKEERQYEGPLNVYGYSKFLFDQVLRQRMKEGLSAQAVGFRYFNVYGPQEQHKGRMASVAFHNFNQYREHGKVKLFGSNDGWGNGMQSRDFVSVEDVVKVNLYFLDNPGKSGIFNLGSGRAQPFNDVAVSTVNACRRHEGKPALSLDELVAQGIIEYIEFPEALKGKYQSFTQADIGKLRDAGYSAPMLTVEQGVDRYVDWLISR is encoded by the coding sequence ATGACTATCGTGGTTACCGGCGCCGCCGGCTTTATCGGTTCCAATATCGTCAAGGCGCTGAACCAGCGCGGCATCACCGACATCATCGCCGTGGACAACCTGACCTCCGGCGACAAGTTCCGCAATCTGGTGGACTGTGAAATCGCCCACTATCTGGACAAGCATGATTTTCTGAATCTGCTGCTGGAAGGCGAGTTCGAGGGCGAGATCAGCGCCATCCTGCATCAGGGTGCCTGCTCCGATACCATGAACCACGATGGCAAGTACATGATGGACAACAACTATCAGTACACCCTGGCCTTGTTCGATTACTGCCAACACGAGGAAATCCAGTTCCTGTTTGCCTCCAGTGCCGCCACCTATGGCAAAGGCTCCATCTTCAAGGAAGAGCGCCAGTACGAAGGCCCGCTCAACGTTTACGGTTATTCCAAATTCCTGTTCGACCAGGTACTGCGCCAGCGCATGAAAGAAGGCCTGTCTGCCCAGGCCGTAGGTTTCCGCTACTTCAATGTCTACGGTCCGCAGGAACAGCACAAGGGCCGCATGGCTTCGGTGGCCTTCCACAACTTCAACCAGTACCGTGAGCACGGCAAGGTCAAGCTGTTCGGCAGCAACGATGGCTGGGGCAATGGCATGCAAAGCCGCGACTTTGTCTCGGTGGAGGACGTGGTCAAGGTCAATCTGTACTTCCTGGATAATCCGGGCAAGAGCGGCATTTTCAATCTGGGTTCGGGCCGTGCCCAGCCTTTCAACGATGTGGCGGTGTCCACCGTCAATGCCTGCCGTCGCCACGAAGGCAAGCCGGCCCTGAGCCTGGACGAGCTGGTGGCACAGGGCATCATCGAGTACATCGAATTCCCCGAGGCGCTCAAGGGCAAGTACCAGAGCTTTACCCAGGCCGATATCGGCAAGCTGCGCGATGCTGGCTACAGCGCACCGATGTTGACCGTGGAGCAGGGCGTGGATCGCTACGTGGACTGGCTGATCAGCCGCTGA
- the cysM gene encoding cysteine synthase CysM — translation MYKYLEDFVGHTPLVRLKRMPGDSSNVVLLKLEGNNPAGSVKDRPALSMIRRAEVRGDIKPGDTLIEPTSGNTGIALAMAAAMMGYKMILLMPEGSSAERVQTMRAYGAEVILTPKETSMPGAIDEAHRMQRAGLGVILDQFANPDNPLAHYESTGPEIWADTQGRVTHFVSSMGTTGTIMGNSRYLKEQNPAIQIIGVQPETGSQIPGIRKWEDEYLPKICDFSRIDQLIHVSQQEAEDTARQLAREEGIFAGPSSGGALAVALRLNQQLENAVIVSIVCDRGDRYLSTGLFPL, via the coding sequence GTGTACAAGTATCTGGAAGACTTCGTCGGCCATACGCCGCTGGTTCGGCTCAAGCGCATGCCGGGGGACAGCAGCAATGTGGTGCTGCTCAAGCTGGAAGGAAATAATCCGGCCGGCTCGGTCAAGGACCGGCCTGCGCTGTCGATGATTCGCCGTGCCGAAGTGCGTGGTGACATCAAACCGGGGGATACCCTGATCGAGCCTACCAGTGGCAATACCGGCATTGCGCTGGCCATGGCAGCGGCGATGATGGGCTACAAGATGATCTTGCTGATGCCGGAAGGCTCCAGCGCCGAGCGCGTGCAAACCATGCGCGCCTACGGTGCCGAGGTCATTCTGACCCCGAAAGAAACTTCCATGCCGGGAGCCATCGACGAAGCGCACCGCATGCAGCGTGCCGGGCTGGGGGTGATTCTGGACCAGTTTGCCAACCCGGATAATCCGCTGGCGCACTATGAAAGTACCGGGCCGGAAATCTGGGCGGACACCCAGGGCCGGGTCACCCATTTTGTTTCCAGCATGGGCACTACCGGCACCATCATGGGCAATAGCCGTTATCTGAAAGAACAGAATCCGGCCATCCAGATCATCGGCGTGCAGCCGGAAACCGGCAGCCAGATTCCCGGCATCCGCAAATGGGAAGACGAGTATCTGCCCAAGATCTGCGACTTCAGCCGTATCGATCAGCTGATTCATGTGTCGCAACAAGAGGCGGAAGACACCGCCCGCCAGCTGGCGCGGGAAGAAGGTATTTTCGCCGGGCCGTCCTCAGGTGGCGCACTGGCGGTAGCGCTGCGGCTGAACCAGCAACTGGAAAACGCGGTGATTGTGTCCATTGTCTGCGATCGTGGCGACCGCTATCTGTCCACCGGGCTGTTTCCTTTATAA
- a CDS encoding DUF924 family protein: protein MTTVLDEVVQCWFGGNAPEQMQQPQAKWFRKDPDFDQLLQQRFAGTWQAAMAGQLAMPSAAEPLALLGYIVLTDQLSHNMYRDTAQAFASDALALAAARQLVDAAADQVLPPMARVFAYLPFEHSEQLADQDVSVALFQTLAAYPHSAEFIDYAQRHRDIIRRFGRFPHRNALLGRPSTPEELAFLQQPGSSF, encoded by the coding sequence ATGACGACAGTACTGGACGAGGTAGTGCAATGCTGGTTTGGCGGCAATGCGCCAGAGCAGATGCAGCAGCCGCAAGCCAAGTGGTTTCGCAAAGACCCTGACTTCGACCAGCTGCTGCAGCAGCGCTTTGCCGGTACGTGGCAAGCGGCCATGGCCGGGCAACTGGCCATGCCGTCGGCAGCTGAGCCGCTGGCGTTGCTGGGCTATATCGTCCTGACTGATCAGCTGTCACACAATATGTATCGCGACACCGCCCAGGCTTTCGCCAGTGATGCACTGGCCTTGGCTGCGGCACGCCAGCTGGTTGACGCTGCGGCTGACCAGGTTTTGCCACCAATGGCACGGGTGTTTGCCTATCTGCCTTTCGAACATAGCGAGCAGCTGGCCGACCAGGATGTGTCGGTGGCGCTGTTCCAGACGCTGGCGGCCTATCCGCACAGCGCCGAATTTATCGACTACGCCCAGCGGCATCGCGACATTATCCGGCGTTTTGGCCGTTTCCCTCATCGCAATGCCCTGCTGGGTCGCCCCAGTACTCCGGAAGAGCTGGCCTTTTTGCAGCAGCCCGGCTCCTCCTTCTGA
- a CDS encoding acyl-CoA thioester hydrolase/BAAT C-terminal domain-containing protein codes for MLTKCIYLLQALLLVLLLGCQSLPPLSEQAPTGKLFHYPDGGSAIYYEIAFGDIKKDTAIFTYAATGCSSLKYQLPQYFSAIKANATLYALNKRYVNDLSFINSCGDDFIRANIFKNRQQDFINFVKAKSAELSFKPKNIVLIGVSEAANVIIKAATQLPSVTHIVIIGSGGFTMRRSLQELKNNHLLNKIYDIDQASKMIKNESASLQRNWFGNPIHWWNDILDVDPIEDYLTISVPILLGVGAEDANQPLASVKYLEQKFTEHNKHNLTVRIYSNNGHSLSPTARADLFQLLNQYLVNN; via the coding sequence ATGCTCACCAAGTGTATTTACCTGCTACAGGCGTTGCTATTGGTTTTGCTGCTAGGCTGCCAAAGCTTGCCTCCTCTTTCCGAACAAGCACCTACTGGAAAACTGTTTCATTATCCAGATGGTGGCAGCGCCATTTATTACGAAATAGCCTTTGGAGACATAAAAAAAGACACAGCGATATTCACCTATGCAGCAACAGGCTGCTCCAGCCTTAAATACCAATTGCCACAATATTTTTCGGCAATAAAAGCCAATGCAACTCTTTACGCTCTAAATAAAAGATATGTAAATGATCTGTCGTTTATCAATAGCTGTGGCGATGACTTTATCCGAGCAAATATATTTAAAAATCGCCAGCAGGATTTTATCAATTTTGTCAAAGCAAAAAGCGCAGAACTCTCATTCAAACCGAAAAACATCGTACTAATCGGCGTTTCAGAGGCAGCCAATGTAATTATCAAGGCTGCAACACAACTACCATCCGTAACACATATAGTGATCATTGGAAGTGGTGGTTTCACCATGAGGCGTTCGCTACAAGAGCTCAAAAACAATCATTTGCTCAATAAAATATACGACATTGATCAAGCTAGCAAAATGATAAAAAATGAGTCTGCATCTTTGCAAAGGAACTGGTTTGGCAATCCGATACACTGGTGGAACGACATACTGGATGTCGACCCTATCGAAGACTATTTAACAATTAGCGTTCCCATACTGTTAGGCGTTGGTGCAGAGGATGCCAACCAGCCTCTGGCATCGGTCAAATATCTGGAACAGAAATTTACCGAACACAACAAGCACAATCTGACCGTTCGGATTTATTCGAACAATGGGCATAGTCTGTCCCCTACCGCGAGAGCAGATCTGTTTCAACTACTGAATCAGTATCTGGTCAATAACTAG
- a CDS encoding DUF3734 domain-containing protein produces MSVGYDPQHRLYHSASLPAGHQYNVVALLLQGGGALGSYQPGVYQGLAEAELHPNWVAGISIGALNAAIIAGNPPNKRVDQLRRFWETICQPPILPATPLAMLDPEHWPASMQHLLAGWEAWRSMLEGQNGFYRPRLPWAMQHASSPADISFYDTSPLKQTLEQLADFDRINDSSQMRVSVGAVNVRSGNFVYFDNTRQKLRPEHFIASGALPPGFPAVEIDGEFYWDGGVVSNTPLSQLISKENRHNTLAFQVDLWSARGNLPGNMKEVAMRQKDIQYSSRTRMVTDVLRQELQYRELLSELMALVPESEHGSAAFLAARHAANCQRLNVVHLIYQDKVYDDHYKDYQFGLQTMRQHWHSGYQDIRNSLRRPGWLNMPSAEQPFVSHDVHR; encoded by the coding sequence ATGAGCGTTGGCTACGATCCGCAACACCGCCTTTATCACAGCGCCAGCCTGCCGGCTGGCCATCAATACAATGTTGTCGCACTGTTGCTGCAAGGCGGCGGCGCGCTCGGCTCCTACCAGCCCGGGGTGTATCAAGGCCTGGCCGAGGCCGAGTTGCACCCCAACTGGGTGGCCGGCATTTCCATTGGCGCACTGAACGCCGCCATCATTGCCGGCAATCCGCCCAATAAACGTGTCGACCAGCTGCGCCGCTTCTGGGAAACCATCTGCCAGCCGCCCATTCTGCCCGCCACACCGCTGGCCATGCTGGACCCCGAGCACTGGCCGGCCAGCATGCAGCATCTACTGGCCGGCTGGGAAGCATGGCGCTCGATGCTGGAGGGGCAAAACGGCTTTTACCGGCCACGCCTGCCCTGGGCCATGCAACATGCCAGCAGTCCGGCGGATATCAGCTTCTACGACACCAGTCCACTCAAGCAGACGCTGGAACAGCTGGCCGATTTCGACCGCATCAACGACAGCAGCCAGATGCGGGTATCGGTTGGCGCGGTCAATGTCCGTAGCGGCAACTTCGTCTATTTCGACAATACCCGGCAAAAACTGCGACCGGAGCACTTCATCGCCTCGGGTGCCTTGCCTCCCGGCTTTCCGGCAGTGGAAATCGACGGCGAGTTCTACTGGGATGGTGGCGTGGTGTCCAATACGCCGCTAAGCCAGCTGATCAGCAAGGAAAACCGCCACAACACCCTCGCCTTCCAGGTGGACCTGTGGAGTGCCCGCGGCAACTTGCCCGGCAATATGAAGGAAGTGGCCATGCGGCAGAAGGATATCCAGTATTCCAGCCGCACCCGCATGGTGACCGATGTCCTGCGCCAGGAGCTGCAGTACCGTGAACTATTGTCCGAGCTGATGGCACTGGTTCCCGAAAGCGAGCATGGCTCGGCAGCCTTTCTGGCCGCCCGGCACGCCGCCAACTGCCAGCGCCTGAACGTGGTGCATCTGATCTATCAGGACAAGGTTTACGATGACCACTACAAGGACTACCAGTTTGGCCTGCAGACCATGCGCCAGCACTGGCATAGCGGCTATCAGGACATTCGCAACAGTCTGCGCCGCCCCGGCTGGCTGAACATGCCCAGCGCCGAGCAGCCCTTTGTCAGTCACGATGTCCACCGCTGA